Below is a genomic region from Alphaproteobacteria bacterium SS10.
AAGACCGTGCGCGGCGAGCTTGATGCCTATGGCGACATGCTGGCCGATAAGCAGGAGCTGGTGGTCCTGAACAAGATTGATGCCCTGGATGAGGAAACCATTCAGGAGCGTAAAGCGGCGCTGGAAGAAGCCAGCGGCGGTGATGTCTTTACCATTTCAGGTGCCGCCCAGATTGGGATCAAACCCGTTATCTACGCCCTATGGCAGTCCATTCAGTCCGGTCGGCAATCAGCCCGTGCCTTGCCAGAGGATCAGGAAACGGGCCCTTGGGTTACTGACCCCGATGAGATTTCAGAGGATGAGCCAGCCGAATTGGACAGCTCAGAGGCGTTGCGGGATTAGAACGCCGTAGCGCTGGTTCCAGATACTGCTCGCTTGATCATTCCCAAGCGGGGTGGGAACCACCAATAATAAGAACAGTAACGTCTAAACTAGAGACGATCGCCCCCATGGATTTTGCACGTTTCCTCCTCGGCATCGCCGTTTTGGTCTTCCTCGGCTATTTCGGCTATCAGGGCGCCGTCAGCTATATGGCTGTCGAGCGCAGTGAAGAAGCCCTCGCCGCCACGGTGCAGGATCTTGAGCGGGTGCCTGACCTCAGCGCCCAACTCCTCCGTTATGACGAGGGTTATGGGGCTGTCGCCGATGTCTACGCATCGCGCGATTACTTCTATCGGCTGATTTTGGGCAATGAGCCACCCGCCGATGCGCTGGTACTGGATCAAAACCGCGATCAGGCAATTCAAGACTGCCTCGGCCGCGCTAAAGAGGATTGCCTCTACCCGCTGACCATTGCGGCTGGTGAAGCCGCCCGCGACCCCTTCCTGCGCGATGCGCATCTGGCTGCCTTGGCCCGCTATTTCCTCGAGAATGGGGAACTTGGCCAGGTTGAAGCGTTAGCACCATCAATCACCGCGCCGCATATCCGGGCCGGGGTCTATGAAGATCTAGGCCGCCGCCTGTTCGATCTTGGACAACGCGATATCGCCCTGACCATGGCCGCACGCGCCATTGCCTCCGTTGAGGAAGCAGAGGATAGCCTGCTGCGCGCGGTTGCGACGGCGGAGCTTGCCTCCATGCTGATTGAACTGGAAGAACCAGGTCGGGCCATCACTGTCCTACGCCAGACCCCAGCGATGGTCTTGGCTGATAGCGATGCCACTGCACCACTTGATCAGGTCCTAAGCCTCCTCCGTATTGCCGCGACCGCGTCTCTGGTTGGCGATACTGTCACCATCCAATCCGCAACCGGCGCCATCCGTCAGATCGATAGCGTTGATAGCGGTCCGGTTCCACGGGCGCGGGTTGAGGCATTGCTGATCAGTGAACTTGCCCGCATGCAGGGTGCTGAAGCGGCACAAGCTGCCTATGACAACCTCGAACGCGATATCGACCGCGCCCTGGCCTACATGCTTTGGGCCCATAATCTGGCGGTTGCCGGTGAAGTGATTGAAGCTGACCGCCTACTTCAAGAAGGCATCAGCATGAGCCAAGAGTTGGGTGTCATCCTCCCAGCCGAGTTGCTGGTTGAGGTGGTCGGCGCCCAGGCTGCGCTGGGCTATTTCCCAGCGGCACAGGTGACATTGAGCAATATCGACATCCCAACCCTGGCTGATGAGGCGCGCTATCTTTTGGCCCGCAACTACTACCTTATTGGCCGGGATGAAGAGGCGGCCGCCTTGCGTCTTGAGGTTTTCACCGATCAGCTTGGCAGCGATCTAGATGCCCTGGCCGGCCAGCCGCCAGAAACCCGTGAGGCACACTTTGCGAGTGTTGATATGTCTCGCCGCGTCCTGCGTTTCTTCCGACGCGGTTGGATCAGCCAATTGCAGAGTTTTGAAGACGCGCTCGCTGCTCGCGATACCTTCGATGGTATGGCGCCCTTGGCAGTGGTTCGCGATCAGCTGGCAAGCATGGACCCGGCCACCATAAGCCGTGACCAGGCTGAGCCACTGCTGGATATCAGCCTGTCCATTCGTGAGAACCTGTCCCCACTGCCGGTCGATACGATGCTGGCCCAAGCCTGTCGCGGCCAAGGCGATCAGTGTCGGGTCGACATCGGTTATCTGCAGGGATATGCGTTCCGGACCTTTACCCTGCCAGCGTTAGATCGCCTCGACCTTGCAGTTGCTGGCCAGTAGGTCTAGGCACTGCTGAACGAGTTACGCGTTCACCAACGCCCCGAAGCCCTGAGTACGAAACCAATGCATCGCCTCGATGCCGCTAAGCGGCTTGTGGTCAAGATCGGCTCCGCCCTGCTGGTTGATCCAGAGAGTGGCGAGCTGCGCGCCGAATGGCTGCATAGCCTAGCTGCCGATATCGCAGCGGCGCGCGCTGCCAAACGAGATGTGATCATCGTCTCATCCGGTGCGGTTGCCCTTGGCCGTCGATTGCTTGGCCTACCATCCGGACGGCTGAAACTTGAGGAGAAGCAGGCCGCCGCAGCGGCTGGTCAGGTCCTCCTAGCTCACCATTATCAGGCCAGCCTCGCCAAACATGACGTCGCTGCTGCACAACTTCTGCTGACCCCTGACGACACCGAGGATCGCCGACGGCATCTGAACGCCCGGGCCACCCTCTCAACCCTTCTGCAATTGGGTGCGGTGCCAGTGATCAACGAGAACGATACCGTGGCCACCTCCGAACTCCGCTTCGGCGACAATGACCGGTTGGCAGCCAGGGTCGCACAGATGTGCGGGGCCGATACCCTAGTGCTGTTGAGCGATGTCGCCGGGCTTTATGAGCAGAGCCCCCACAAGGACCCCAACGCCGCCAAAGTCACCCATATTGACAAGATCACCCGAGAGATCGATGGCATGGCCGGTGCTGCCCTCCCCGGCGACAGTAGCGGCGGTATGGTGACCAAGATTGCTGCCGCCAAGATCGCCACAGCGGCCGGGTGCCATGTGCTACTCGGCGATGGTAAACGCCTAAACCCGCTACAGCAGTTTATGACCGCCACTGCGGAGGTTGATGGCTATAGCTGGTTTGAAGCGACCGCCGAGCCGTCCACCGCCCGCAAGCGTTGGATCGCAGGCCATGTCACCGTAGGTGGGGCTGTCCATCTCGACGCTGGGGCTGTGCGCGCCCTCCGTGATGGGCGCAGCCTGCTACCCGCCGGTGTGGCGCGGGTTGAGGGGCCCTTTGAGCGGGGCGATGTTGTGCGCGTGCTTGATCCCGATGGGGTTGAGCTTGGTCGTGGCCTAATTGCCTATAGCGATGGCGATGCCGCGCGGATCGCTGGACACCAAAGCCGCGAGATCGAAGACATTCTGGGCTTTGCCGGGCGGGAAGAGCTGATCCACCGCGACGACCTCGTGCTGGCGACCAACACATAGGATTTTCGATGCCAATCAAAGCCATCCTTTGGGACTGCGACGGCACCTTGGTCGATAGCGAGCCCCTACACAAACAATGCATCAGGGCTGTCGCCAATCAGTTTGGCGCCAACATCACCGGCGAAGACGTGGACCGCTTCCTGGGCCGCACCACCCAAGCGATCTGGGACTACCTCCATTCCGAACAGGGCCTGACACTGACCTACGACGAATGGTGCGAAGAGGTGCATCGATATTACGAGGCCCATGTGCATGAGGTGGTGAAGCCACGACCGGGGGTCGAGAGCCAAATCCTGCTCTTCGCCGCCATGGGGCTTCGCCAGGCGATTGTCTCGAACAGCACACGGCGGATGGTTGATGCCAGCAGCCTGGTTATCGGGCCGCGCAACTTACTCGAATTCTCAATCAGCGTGGATGATGTCTCAAAGCCGAAGCCGGACCCCGAGCCATATTTCCGTGCAGCCTTGCGCATGATGTTGCCACCCAATCAATGCCTGGTGATGGAAGATAGCCCCACCGGCGCCCGGGCGGGTAAGGCGGCCGGTATGCAGGTCATGGCCTGGCCCCAGGTCGATGACCTGATCTATGACGAGGTGGATTACATCACGGATGATCTCACCACCCCTGATTGGGTACGTATCTTACGGCGACGCCGGAAGCCCAAGCCGTTGATCGCGCGATCACTCGCCGCCGGTATTCCCAACACACCGCCAGAAGATGGTGATGATGGCCCGGACCCCAAAGAAGGGGAAGAGCACCCCACAGCAGCGCCAAAGGAGGAGTGAGCCGACGCTCACTTTTACGCTAGCGCCCTATGGGCTATGCCGCAAAACGCGGCTATGGTGACGCCTCGACATCCATTCGCCTCGAGGGATCTGGTTTATGGCCGCCGAACGCCTTGCCACCACACCCGCACCACCACAGCCGATTTATCTGAAGGACTACGCGCCGCCGGCCTTCATCATTGAGCGGGTCGATCTCGACTTTAAGCTCTATGACGACCATGCGCTGATCACCAATAAGATGGTGCTGAAGCGGAACCCAATGGCCGCCGATCAGCCCAACACGCTGCGACTGGATGGTGAGGAGCTTGACCTCCTATGGGTTAAGCGCGATGGGGAGCTTCTGGACCCTGAGGATTACAAGCTGAGTGATAGCGCGCTGCGGCTTGAGAACGTGGCCGATCAGATCACCCTAGAAATCCTGACCCGCACCAAGCCCCAGGACAACACCAGGCTTGAAGGCCTGTACCAGTCCTCTGGCAATTTCTGCACCCAATGCGAGGCCGAGGGCTTTCGGCGGATTACCTATTTCCTCGACCGCCCGGATGTTCTGACCCGTTTCACAACTCGGATTGAAGCGGACCGTGACACCTGTCCGGTCCTACTAGGCAACGGCAATCTGATTGAAGAGGGCAGCGCCGATGCCGCCCGGCATTACGCCATTTGGGATGATCCGCACCCGAAGCCCAGCTATCTGTTTGCCCTGGTTGCCGGGAACTTGGTTGAGATTTCGGATCGGTTTACGACCCAGTCTGGTCGGGATATCCGCCTTGGTATCTATGTCGAGCCAGGCAATGAGGATAAGACCGCCCACGCTATGGAAGCGCTGAAAAACTCCATGCGCTGGGATGAAGAAGCCTATGGCCGTGAATACGATTTGGACGTGTTCAACATCGTGGCGGTTGGCGACTTCAACATGGGGGCCATGGAGAATAAGGGCCTGAACATCTTCAACACGAAGTACGTGCTAGCCAGCGCTGAGACCGCCACCGATGCGGATTATGAGGGCGTGGAAAGCGTTATCGCCCATGAGTACTTCCACAATTGGAGCGGCAACCGCGTCACCTGTCGGGATTGGTTTCAGCTCACCCTGAAGGAAGGCTTCACCGTCTTCCGTGATCAGCAATTCTCCGCTGATCAAGGCGACCCGGCCGTAAAGCGGATCAGCGATGTGCAGGGCCTCCGCGCGGCACAGTTCCCAGAGGATGCGGGCCCCCTCGCCCATCCGATCCAGCCCGCCAGCTATATTGAGATAAACAACTTCTACACCGCCACGGTGTATGAGAAGGGTGCGGAGGTCATCCGTATGCTGCACACCCTGGTTGGGCCAGCAGCCTTCCGCAAGGGTACCGATCTGTACTTCGAGCGGCATGATGGCCAGGCGGTGACCTGCGAAGATTTCATCGCGGCCATTGAGGATGCGAGCGAGACCGACCTCACCCAGTTCCGCCGCTGGTACCACCAGGCTGGCACACCAGAGGTAAAGGCGCGCGGCGAGTATGATGAGAAGGCGCAGCGCTACACCCTGACGTTTGAGCAATCCGTGCCCGAGACGCCAGTCAACGCGCCGCGTGAGCCGCTGCAGATACCTGTCCGCATGGGTCTGGTCGCCCCCAATGGCTTTGACATGCCGTTGCGGGTGGACGGTGACGAAGAAGACAACGTCCACAGTGGCGCGACAGAGCGTGTGCTGACGCTGACCGAAGCCAGCCAGAGCTTTACCTTCACCGATGTGCCAGTGCCGCCGGTGCCGTCCCTCTTCCGCGGCTTCTCAGCGCCGGTCCGTGTCGATTTGCCGGTCGATGATGCCCAACTGACCTTGCTGGGCAGTAGTGATGTGGACCCGTTCAACCGGTGGGAGGCCGGGCAGACCTTGGCCAGCCGTGTCATGCTGCGCCAAATCACCCATGGGACCGAACCGACCGCCGCCAATGAAGGCGCGGTGATCGACCTGTTCAAAGCCAACCTCGCAGCACCCGAGGCGGCGCACCGCTTCAGCGCCATGCTGCTGACCCTGCCATCGGAGGGATACCTAGCGCAGCTGGTTGAGGAGATTGAGCCAAGCCGCATCCACGAGGTGCGGGAGCACCTGCGCACCGCCCTGGCAGAGTCATTTGAGAGCCAGTGGTACTCGCTCTATGACCGGCTTAGCGCCGATGCCACGCCGCGCCCGCATATGGCGCAGATTGGGCGCCGCAAACTGCGCAACATTGCCCTGAACTATCTATTTGGCCTCCCCGATGGTCACGGCATTGCCTTGGCCAAGCGACAGTATCAGCTGGCCGATAACATGACGGACCGTTTATCAGCCCTGTCGCTGCTAGTGGATAGCGGCGGCCCAGAGGCTGATGCCGCCCTTGCCGATTTCCACCAAACCTGGCGCCATGATCAGCTGGTGGTTGATAAGTGGTTCATGATCCAGGGCCGCTCTACCCATCCGGATACGCTGAACCGGGTTCGCACCCTGATGGATCATCCGGACTTCAACCTGAAGAACCCAAATCGTCTGCGCTCCCTAATCGGTGCCTTTGCCGCCGGTAACCCGCTGCATTTCCATGCGGCCGATGGCAGTGGCTACAAACTGCTGATCGATGTGGTGATTGAGCTGAATGCCATTAACCCGCAAACGGCGGCGCGGCTGCTATCGCCGATGCGGCAATGGCGTCGCTATGAACCAACAAGGCGGGAAATGATGTCTGGCGAATTGACCAGACTGTTGGACCAGCCCGATCTATCGCCAGACGTGTTTGAAGTCGCGAGCAAAAGCCTCAAGGGCTGACTTGATTTGCTTAAGCTGACCCGTTGTTGAGCACCGTCGCGGCACCAGCGCCAGCGGTAGCATCTTCCATTTGGTTGCTAGCAAGGCCCATGATCGCGCGGGTCATGGCTTTGTGTGACACCGGCTTTTCAAGCAGGGCGTCAAAACCAGCGGCGGTAAGGAAGTCACGGGCTAGTGGGCTCATGTCACGCTCAACCAGGCCGATGACCGGCGGGTGACCTGCGCGTTCATCAAGTGCTTGCAGGATGGCAAGCGCCTGGCGCTGATCTTCCTCATCATTGCCAATGCCAATCAGCAGAAGATCGGCGGAGGCGTCCAGACGCTCCATCATCTTCTCCATCGAAGCGAAGGCGCTAACCTGCCAGCCATGGCTCTGCATCAGGCTGGAGAGGTGCTGACGATCGGCTGGGTTAGTCTCAAGTACCACGGCAACTGACGCGGCGGAGGTCAGGGCCGAGGCGGCATCCAAACCGGTTACCTGGTTCATCAGATCGGCAATGCGCGCCTCAGTCAGGCGCAGGCTGTCATCACCCTCAACCGGGTCAATCACCCGCAGGCGCAGGACCGAGAATAGATCATCGGCGGTCATGGGCAGGGTCATCACATGGTCTGCAACCTCACCAGCCAGCGGGTCCAGGGCACTACCCAGGTTCTGGGCTAGCGCGATACGACGCGGTGCATTCCGACCCTCACGAAGGCGTTGGGCCAGTGAGAAGGCGCGGCCCGGATGTGGGCCGGAGGCGATTATCGCCATATCAAAGCTAAAGTCGCGGCCAGCCTTGTTGGCAGGGCTGTTGTTGTTCACAGCATCCATGGCCGCCATCTCATGATCGGCGAGGACCACATCGGCGCCAAGGGCACGAAGTTGGTCGGCCAGAACCTGACCACGAACCGGGCTCTGATCAACGATCAGATAGGCGCGACCCTCAAGTTCATCAGCGGCGGCAACTGGCGCGCCCGGGCTTGCCAGCGGCAAGGTGACAGTAAAGCGGCTACCCAGACCCGGTTGGCTATAGGCGCGGATATCGCCGCCCATGGATTGGGCCAGATCGCGGGCGTCGGCAAGACCGCGGCCAACACCGCGTTGGGTTGCATCAAACGGCACGGCCATGGAGGCGCGGCCCGGTTGCACCTGAACCTGATCGTGGAAGATCAGCTCACGATCCTCGGCGGCGATGCCGATACCGGTATCCAGGACAGTGATGCGCAACTCACGGACAATCCCTTCAAAGGCAAGATCAACGGTGAGCACAACGCCGCCGCATGTGGTGAACTTGAACGCGTTACCCAGAAGCTGGCGCAGGATGATGCGGAGAGCATTGGGATCAAGATCCAGGGAACTCGGCACACTTGGATCGACATAGATTGCGCTGACGATACCGCGCTGTGACAGGGCACCAGCAGCCTCAATCATGGCGGTGTCGAGCAGTGGCAGCAGATCGGTGATCTCACGCTGGATTGCTGCACTCAACCGTGGCAGGGCCGGAGCTGGAGCCATCGGACGGCGTGGGGTCTTTGCAACGGTCGGGGTGCCGCCGGTGTCAGAAGAACCCGGCATATCACCAATGGCGTCGGCCCATTCTTCCTCAGGGCTTGGCGCTGGCTTGTTTTGATCAAAGACATCAGCAACCACCTCACGGATCCGCTCCATACCTGCCGCGGTGCCCTTGGCAACCATTGGCAAGGCTGGGGTGGTAGGCGCCTTCTCTGGCGCAACCTCTAGGCCAAGATCAGGGTGGATAGCATCGGCCATCTTGCGATGCATAGCGGCCCGACGCTTCGCATATCGGTCATCGCCATCACGAGCTGGCTGGGCCCAGATTGCCTGGCGAATACCGAACCATTGCGGCAGATGCCAAAGCAGCATCAGACCAAGCGCGATCTGCGCCAAAACACTAATGCTAAGGGCAGAGAGCATCAGAAATTGGTTCTGGGCTTGGGCATCCAAGATCTGACGCTGTCCGGTTTCAACATGCTCACGGCTATCGGCAACCAGGGCGTGCATCAGCGGCACAAAACGGTCCAGACGGGTGGCAATGCTGCTTGCAGTGCCACGGTCACCTTCGCTCAACAGGCGAATATCAGGATCAAGGGTGGTCAGCAGACGCTGCAAACCGTCGAGGGTGGCGCGGGCGCCAAACACCTTGGTGAAGGCATCTTTCAGCACCGCCTCTTCATTCAGGGCATTCTGTGCCAGAAGGCTGTCGAGGGAGGCATGCATCATGGTCTGATGAACCCGGACCGGAGCGTTCACGCCGGCACCACGACGTTCAACCGCCGCGATCAGGTTCTTTAATTTTGCCTCTGTGGTCAGGGCCGCAATATGCGGGTTGGCACGCCAGTCACGGGCCAAATCACCCACAAGCTGTTCCTGCCGCTCGGCAAGATGCGCCATGGCACCCAGGGCAAGCAAGCTGGTGACTAAAAGACCGCCAATCATCCGACGCATGGCAAACACTCCTAAAACTCCCGTTTTCGGCGCCGTTCTGGGCAAGTGGCCCGCCCCACCACCATGGTGAGCGCGGAATCTTTTGCCGACGGTTGAATGCCGAAACCGGTCTGTGACGGGAATGTCGCAAACAGCGTGCCAAGCGGGTTAAAACCGCCCCGGCAAATTGGTTAATTTTTGAGGGTAAATCGGGCTTAGAGCGCCTAGCCCATGCGCTCTTTGATCATGCGGGTCAGCATGCGCCGAAGTGTGGCAGCGGAGCGATAAAGCTCACCATCCAAGCGCTCACACTCCTGATAGACAAAGCTGCCATCTGGCTGTCGTTCAATCACCAGCGTTTCCTCACCGGTGGTGCCGATGACCAGTTGATTTGGCCCATCCACACCGCGACCTGGGGTTTGGTTTGCCGTGACCAGTGACGGCACCGTGTAGTTGCGATGGGGACGTGGCACATCTTCGGTGCCAAACAGCTGAATACCGTTCCAGTTCAGGCCGTTAGCCAACCCCAGAAACATCGCAAAGTCTTCTGGGAGGGCGAATTTGCCAATACCATCCAGGGCCTGATTTGCCGCTGCAACCTCATCATCGGCCGCCGGTGGTTGGACCACGGCAAACTGGGCAATCCGCTCCAGCAATTGGGGGATGGTGGGATCATCATCGCGATGATGCGAGAGCTCAGACATGGCTTAGCCGCGTGGGTTTGGGTGCATCGATACGGCTAGTTAGCCGGGACTGACACCCGGATCAACCCGCCCTTGCCTGGCGTTTGATGGCGGTGTTGTTGGATCGATAACGGGATCGTCCTGACACTTCGGCGGGCCACTGCGCTGATACGGCATGGTCGGCTTAAACCAAGAGCCCTCAGGCATCAAAACCCGC
It encodes:
- a CDS encoding HAD family phosphatase — protein: MPIKAILWDCDGTLVDSEPLHKQCIRAVANQFGANITGEDVDRFLGRTTQAIWDYLHSEQGLTLTYDEWCEEVHRYYEAHVHEVVKPRPGVESQILLFAAMGLRQAIVSNSTRRMVDASSLVIGPRNLLEFSISVDDVSKPKPDPEPYFRAALRMMLPPNQCLVMEDSPTGARAGKAAGMQVMAWPQVDDLIYDEVDYITDDLTTPDWVRILRRRRKPKPLIARSLAAGIPNTPPEDGDDGPDPKEGEEHPTAAPKEE
- a CDS encoding YrhA family protein, with protein sequence MSELSHHRDDDPTIPQLLERIAQFAVVQPPAADDEVAAANQALDGIGKFALPEDFAMFLGLANGLNWNGIQLFGTEDVPRPHRNYTVPSLVTANQTPGRGVDGPNQLVIGTTGEETLVIERQPDGSFVYQECERLDGELYRSAATLRRMLTRMIKERMG
- the pepN gene encoding aminopeptidase N: MAAERLATTPAPPQPIYLKDYAPPAFIIERVDLDFKLYDDHALITNKMVLKRNPMAADQPNTLRLDGEELDLLWVKRDGELLDPEDYKLSDSALRLENVADQITLEILTRTKPQDNTRLEGLYQSSGNFCTQCEAEGFRRITYFLDRPDVLTRFTTRIEADRDTCPVLLGNGNLIEEGSADAARHYAIWDDPHPKPSYLFALVAGNLVEISDRFTTQSGRDIRLGIYVEPGNEDKTAHAMEALKNSMRWDEEAYGREYDLDVFNIVAVGDFNMGAMENKGLNIFNTKYVLASAETATDADYEGVESVIAHEYFHNWSGNRVTCRDWFQLTLKEGFTVFRDQQFSADQGDPAVKRISDVQGLRAAQFPEDAGPLAHPIQPASYIEINNFYTATVYEKGAEVIRMLHTLVGPAAFRKGTDLYFERHDGQAVTCEDFIAAIEDASETDLTQFRRWYHQAGTPEVKARGEYDEKAQRYTLTFEQSVPETPVNAPREPLQIPVRMGLVAPNGFDMPLRVDGDEEDNVHSGATERVLTLTEASQSFTFTDVPVPPVPSLFRGFSAPVRVDLPVDDAQLTLLGSSDVDPFNRWEAGQTLASRVMLRQITHGTEPTAANEGAVIDLFKANLAAPEAAHRFSAMLLTLPSEGYLAQLVEEIEPSRIHEVREHLRTALAESFESQWYSLYDRLSADATPRPHMAQIGRRKLRNIALNYLFGLPDGHGIALAKRQYQLADNMTDRLSALSLLVDSGGPEADAALADFHQTWRHDQLVVDKWFMIQGRSTHPDTLNRVRTLMDHPDFNLKNPNRLRSLIGAFAAGNPLHFHAADGSGYKLLIDVVIELNAINPQTAARLLSPMRQWRRYEPTRREMMSGELTRLLDQPDLSPDVFEVASKSLKG
- a CDS encoding glutamate 5-kinase, whose product is MHRLDAAKRLVVKIGSALLVDPESGELRAEWLHSLAADIAAARAAKRDVIIVSSGAVALGRRLLGLPSGRLKLEEKQAAAAAGQVLLAHHYQASLAKHDVAAAQLLLTPDDTEDRRRHLNARATLSTLLQLGAVPVINENDTVATSELRFGDNDRLAARVAQMCGADTLVLLSDVAGLYEQSPHKDPNAAKVTHIDKITREIDGMAGAALPGDSSGGMVTKIAAAKIATAAGCHVLLGDGKRLNPLQQFMTATAEVDGYSWFEATAEPSTARKRWIAGHVTVGGAVHLDAGAVRALRDGRSLLPAGVARVEGPFERGDVVRVLDPDGVELGRGLIAYSDGDAARIAGHQSREIEDILGFAGREELIHRDDLVLATNT